CACTTTTAGGATTGGAGTAAAAGGTGGGTAGTGAGAATCCATTTGTAGGCAATTTGCTGCTGTCTTTTTGTTAAGTTTCAGAATAGACTTAAGTTGTTTTTGTGGTTCAGTTACTCTATACCAttgtaaggccagcctgagcttgctgccttgattctttttttaaggacAGAGTCTCTTTGTGTTGCCCTAGTTGTTGGTGAGCAGTTTACAAAAGTCCCACCTTCCTCTAAGATCTGGGGCTAAAGACATAAAGCATGCACCACATCTGGCTGAATCTTCTTTTTGAGCAAAGACAATTCTTATTTTCTACAAAGATGTGGGATGAGGAGATAAAATAACAGTCAAGTTGTGGACGTTATTCAAGTTTTCTAGGAGTTTCTCATTACATATCTTACCTATGTTGCATCTGGATGCTTTAAACTAAAAacccttttgtcttttttttcttgagggtCACTATGTAGATCGGGTTGAACTTAGGTCTaccatcctctgcctcccaagtgctgggtttgagCTGGTTGTTTTTAATTATACCACCTTTCCCACATCCTGAGTTGACCACTGTCTAgttagatttctattgctgtgttgaGACAAAAGTTAATAAATGGGTGGGTGAGTccgtgaccatcatggtgggcaggatctggagcagcagcagagatGGTAACAACCACAAAGCAGTTAAGAGAGTTAACTGGtatggtgtgtgcctgtgagggCTGTTCTCATTGAGAACACCACTTCCCGTTCTTACAGGGTAGGTGCTTTAACCCGCGGTGGTCTCTTCCACTTTGGGGAAGCTTGTCCTTAGAAATAACCTGGGGTAATTCAGTTGTCTCTTTCTGCAGAGCTGGTATTCCCTCTGCTATTCAAAGACAGATGACCCAAGAAGGCTTTTCAAGTTTATTCTTAGTTCTGagcaagaaaaatcaatcaaattaGTTACCTAAAGGGCTTCTCTACTTACTGAACTAAGAAAAACTTTGAGTTTGTAAGACATCTCAGTGTAAGAACTTCCAGgcatgtataaaatatttatacaaaagaTCTGTGAAGAGAACAGCAAAAAAAAGTCTTGGAGCTTGAGCGGTCTGGAGTTACTCTGAAATTGGTGGTGGGGGCGGGgtgcacgtgcctttaatcctggcagaggtgggcagatgcaGGGAAGGAAACCCTCTCAAATAAAAAAGGTGAAATATATACTTAATTAACTGTGGACTAGTTTTGACTCTGCGAATTCTTTTAGGGCCTGCCTTAAGTGTGAAAGTGATGACGGATGAAAGTGGGAAATCCAAAGGGTTTGGATTTGTGagctttgaaagacatgaagacgCACAGAAAGTAAGTTTAAAAAGTTCTTTTTGCTTGTGTAGATAAGTTTATGCCAACATTAACAAAAGCTTTCATGTTGTAATCAAATATTTGTATGGTATGTGTTAGAGAATTTGGAGTGTATACTGCACTCAAACCTGGAGATTTGGGCATGGGGGTGCCTGTACCTTCACAAGTAActaaggtttttgtttggtttctgtaaGGCTGTGGATGAGATGAACGGAAAGGAGCTCAATGGAAAACAGATTTATGTTGGTCGAGCTCAGAAAAAAGTGGAGCGGCAGACGGAACTTAAGCGCAAATTTGAACAGATGAAGCAAGATAGGATCACCAGATACCAGGTCCGTTTTTACTTGAATGAGCAAACTAAGATAGGGATGAGGGACCTATTTGCATTCATTTTAGTTATTGCCATGTAACAGAGtttgagagggaagagaaggaacacGGGCTAATGTAATAGGAGTTCTTGGGTATCACAGAgggcttccttcctctcttcagtttgtctgtctgtcttttcaggGTGTTAACCTTTATGTGAAAAACCTTGATGATGGTATTGATGATGAGCGTCTCCGGAAAGAGTTCTCTCCGTTTGGTACCATCACCAGTGCAAAGGTAAGAGGAGCGTGTGcgatattatttataaaagataagAGGGGAGGCCCCGAATACTTTGGAAAGTTGCTGTTGTATAGCTCCCTCTTCCAGCTGTATTTGCCTGCAGTAATGCATGTGTGCCCTGAGTATTGATTGGAAGGAAGAACTCGGTTGATGCAAGTTGGTTCTGGAACTAACAGGATTACTTGGTTCAGTGACTTCACTGGTTTATTCTACCATTGTACtaacctttcatttttctttattatttttctttataggtTATGATGGAGGGTGGTCGCAGCAAAGGGTTTGGTTTTGTATGTTTCTCTTCCCCTGAAGAAGCCACTAAAGCAGTTACGGAAATGAATGGCAGAATTGTGGCCACGAAGCCACTGTATGTAGCTTTAGCTCAGCGCAAAGAAGAGCGCCAGGCTCACCTCACTAACCAGTATATGCAGAGAATGGCGAGCGTGAGAGCTGTGCCCAACCCCGTGATGAACCCCTACCAGCCAGCACCTCCTTCAGGTTACTTCATGGCAGCTATCCCACAGGTGagtgaggaggaaagaaagaacctCATGCTGTGTTGTATGTGCTTTGATAATAAAGCACTAAGTTTCTAGGACTGGGGAAATGGAAAGCGATGGAGAGTATTGTGGAGGGTTCACCCCGCCAGAGCTGATGTGCTTGCTTTCTTCCCACAGACTCAGAACCGTGCTGCATACTATCCTCCTAGCCAAATTGCTCAACTAAGACCAAGTCCTCGCTGGACTGCTCAGGGTGCCAGACCTCATCGTAAGCCTCTTTTAGTTACGACAGGGATTGGAACATGGGGTTTAACTCAGAGATACAACACAACCTACCGTCTGCTAGGCTGTGGTTTTAATATAATGTATATGAGGCAAAGTTTATAATTTATGCTTAGGTGATCCTTCAGTGTGTAGGTTTGGATTTTCCTAGATAAGATTGGGGATTTGTTCCAAATCTTCGTTTGCCTTGGTGACTGTCTTCAAAGCTCAGGTGACTATGGGGCTTTAGGGTTGTGACATTGGTCTTCTCATGTCAGTCTGGACTGCAGGAGTCCTTGGTGTTTCTTTTTGATACTATTGCATATCTCTTGGCATTGTGCGATTTAATAAGTTCGAAACCCAATATATACCAGGGTTTCGTGTAGCTTTTTATACAAACCTCAGCCCTAGAGAAGCACTAATTTTGACCTAGTAAGGTTGTCAGCCATGTGTGTTATCTTTAAATGCAGCATTCCAGAACATGCCCGGTGCTATCCGCCCAGCTGCTCCTAGACCACCGTTTAGTACTATGAGACCAGCTTCCTCACAGGTTCCACGAGTTATGTCAACACAGCGTGTTGGTGagtctttctgtttaaaaaaagaaaaaattgatttCCAATTTGAAATGGTACAGTACTCtaagatatttctttttctttagctaACACTTCAACACAGACCATGGGTCCACgtcctgcagctgctgctgctgcagccactccTGCTGTCCGCACCGTTCCCCAGTATAAATACGCTGCGGGAGTCCGCAATCCCCAGCAACATCTTAATGCACAGCCACAAGTTACCATGCAACAGGTGCGGTTTTATCATTTGTTTGTGAGGGTCGTGGTACTTAGCTAAACTCAAAGGTGATCAGTTGTGTGATCTATGAGAGCTTAAGCTCTCTGTGGATCATCTTACTAGTTGGTTATATGTGAAGAGGTTTTAGGACTAGAATGCAGCCAGTAGTCTCCCTGAATTAATATACTGTTTTTGTTTGACATGGATATAAGGAAGATGTGAAGGAAAGTTTAGTTAAATGGTTTAGACGTCACCTTTTTCTTAGTCATGGAGCCAAAACTTGATTGTATGATTCCAAAGAagactttatttaaaatgtaactatCTCAGGTACAGATATGTCATGTGATTGTCTATACTTAGTACTTAGCCAGTGTTTCCCTCTGGATTTAAGTAGTCGGATCCCTGTGATTGTACGTTGATGGGTGGCTGGGTTTTGTTTCATTACTTTGGGACTTAAGAGGTTTCCTGTTTTATGTCCAGCCTGCTGTTCATGTGCAAGGTCAAGAACCTCTAACTGCTTCCATGTTGGCATCTGCCCCCCCTCAAGAGCAAAAGCAAATGTTGGGTAAGTAACTTTGTTGTCTTGGCCTTTCAGAGTCTGCAGAAGACAGGGGTCAGCAATGTTGCAGCTAAAAGCAATGATGTAGGGCAGTGTGAAGGAATTGAGACTGGGAGCTGGTGGGTAGGCTCACACTGATCCCCCACTCCAGCTTTGCAGCAAGGAAACTGATGCTGACATTTGAGAAGCCGGTTCCACCAGAAGTGATTGGCTTGTGACAGATTGTGTGCAGACGGGTGTGCATTAGTAAGGTTCTAAACACCAGGTTGATAATGGCCCTTGCTACTTTCTGATAGAATATTTTGTTCCTAGGTGAACGGCTGTTTCCTCTTATTCAAGCCATGCACCCTACTCTTGCTGGTAAAATCACTGGCATGCTTTTGGAGATTGATAACTCAGAATTACTTCACATGCTTGAGTCTCCAGAGTCTCTCCGCTCAAAGGTGCTTTGTCATTTGTCCCACtgacttttgtttggttttatttattttacgaAACATTTACATGGCGTATATCGAGTTTAAGGAGCTTTGCAAATGGTGATGCATATATACCCTCGATAACTGTAGTGCCTGTTTTTTCAAAGCTCACACTGCTGGTAGATTGTAGAGCTTTCTTGGGTCTCTTGCAGTGGTAACCACTGCTGCTTAGAGCTCATGCCACTCTTCTAAGAAAGTCTGTTTGGGTGGGGATTTatcaattacttttttttttcttgagccaGTTATGTTTTCCCTTTTCTAGGTTGATGAAGCTGTAGCTGTACTACAAGCCCACCAAGCAAAAGAGGCTGCCCAGAAGGCAGTGAACAGTGCCACTGGTGTTCCAACTGTTTGAGTGAGTGCTCCTTCCTCTATAGCAGAGATGAACTTTTACAAATAAATACTAGGTTTTCAGAGGGGAAGATGCATAACAGAGTCGGGGTCTCCTCCGACTGATAACTGACTGGTACTTTAAGTCAATACTGTTTTGCGAAATAGTTTGTATGAAATGGCCCTATAACAGAAGTtggcttttataattaatacttgtatttatttatttggatggTGGCTTCTCTGTCCCACCACCAGGGTGCTAAGATTACAGTTTGGCAGACACTTTTTCTAAAAATGACTAGAACCCTGGGCTCGAGCCATGTTGTGCCTGATGTAGATACGGGTGTTAAGGAGCAGGTATGGCTGTGCCAATAAAAGACAGGCAGCTTACTGACTTTCTGGATTCAGTCAAGGGCTTTAATTATGTGTTGCTAttggtcttattttattttttgacatttaCAGATTGATCAGGGACCACGAAAAGAAACTCGTGCTTCACCGAAGAAAAAATATCTAAACAtcgaaaaatttaaatattatgaaaaaacattgcaaaatataaaataaataaaaaaaggaaaggaaactttgAACCTTATGTACCGAGCAAATGCCAGGTCTAGCAAACAGTGCTAGTCCTAGATTACttgatttaaaacaacaaaaaatacaaaaaaatagtaaaatataaaaacaaattaatgttTTATAGACCCTGGGAAAAGAATTTTCAGCAAAGtacaaaaatttaaagcattcctttctttaattttgtaattCTTTACCGTGGAATAGCTTGGGATGTCAGTTCTGTTTTAAGTAGCAGAACTGATAACTAAGCAAGGAAACGTAATTTGGATTATAAAATTCTTGCTTTAATAAAAATTCCTTAAACAGTGGATGgttgtgctttcatttcctttg
The Microtus pennsylvanicus isolate mMicPen1 chromosome 2, mMicPen1.hap1, whole genome shotgun sequence DNA segment above includes these coding regions:
- the Pabpc1 gene encoding polyadenylate-binding protein 1, giving the protein MNPSAPSYPMASLYVGDLHPDVTEAMLYEKFSPAGPILSIRVCRDMITRRSLGYAYVNFQQPADAERALDTMNFDVIKGKPVRIMWSQRDPSLRKSGVGNIFIKNLDKSIDNKALYDTFSAFGNILSCKVVCDENGSKGYGFVHFETQEAAERAIEKMNGMLLNDRKVFVGRFKSRKEREAELGARAKEFTNVYIKNFGEDMDDERLKDLFGKFGPALSVKVMTDESGKSKGFGFVSFERHEDAQKAVDEMNGKELNGKQIYVGRAQKKVERQTELKRKFEQMKQDRITRYQGVNLYVKNLDDGIDDERLRKEFSPFGTITSAKVMMEGGRSKGFGFVCFSSPEEATKAVTEMNGRIVATKPLYVALAQRKEERQAHLTNQYMQRMASVRAVPNPVMNPYQPAPPSGYFMAAIPQTQNRAAYYPPSQIAQLRPSPRWTAQGARPHPFQNMPGAIRPAAPRPPFSTMRPASSQVPRVMSTQRVANTSTQTMGPRPAAAAAAATPAVRTVPQYKYAAGVRNPQQHLNAQPQVTMQQPAVHVQGQEPLTASMLASAPPQEQKQMLGERLFPLIQAMHPTLAGKITGMLLEIDNSELLHMLESPESLRSKVDEAVAVLQAHQAKEAAQKAVNSATGVPTV